From a region of the Algiphilus sp. genome:
- a CDS encoding electron transfer flavoprotein subunit beta/FixA family protein, with the protein MKALVSVKRVVDYNVRIQVKGDGSGVVTDGVKHSMNPFDEIAMEEAMRLKEKGTVTEIVAVTIGGAKAEETLRTALAFGADRAIHVKTEDAVEPLTAARALKAVFEKETPDLFLMGKQAIDDDANQTGQMTAALLGIAQATFASELEVSDGKARVTREIDAGLETLDIDLPAVITTDLRLNEPRYLKLPDIMKAKKKPIDASSLDELGVEAAASIKVTKTAPPPERSKGEMVKTVDELVEKLKAKGLV; encoded by the coding sequence ATGAAAGCTCTGGTCAGCGTCAAGCGCGTTGTCGACTACAACGTGCGGATTCAGGTCAAGGGTGACGGCTCCGGTGTCGTCACCGACGGGGTGAAGCACTCGATGAACCCCTTCGACGAGATCGCCATGGAAGAAGCCATGCGGCTCAAGGAGAAGGGCACCGTCACCGAGATCGTCGCCGTCACCATCGGTGGTGCCAAGGCCGAGGAGACGCTGCGCACCGCGCTTGCCTTCGGCGCGGACCGTGCCATCCATGTCAAGACCGAGGACGCCGTCGAGCCGCTGACCGCCGCGCGCGCGCTCAAGGCCGTGTTCGAGAAGGAGACCCCGGATCTCTTCCTGATGGGCAAGCAGGCCATCGATGACGATGCCAACCAGACCGGTCAGATGACCGCTGCGCTGCTCGGCATCGCGCAGGCCACCTTCGCCTCGGAGCTCGAGGTGAGCGACGGCAAGGCGCGGGTGACGCGCGAGATCGACGCCGGTCTCGAGACCCTGGACATCGATCTGCCGGCCGTCATCACCACCGACCTGCGCCTCAACGAGCCGCGCTATCTCAAGCTGCCGGACATCATGAAGGCGAAGAAGAAGCCCATCGATGCCTCCAGCCTGGATGAGCTGGGCGTCGAGGCCGCAGCGTCGATCAAGGTCACCAAGACCGCGCCGCCGCCCGAGCGCAGCAAGGGCGAGATGGTCAAGACCGTCGACGAGCTCGTCGAGAAGCTCAAGGCCAAGGGCCTGGTCTGA
- a CDS encoding electron transfer flavoprotein-ubiquinone oxidoreductase, which translates to MSEVERDVMEYDVVVVGAGPAGLSAACRLKQKAEAAGQEINVCVVEKGSEVGAHILSGAVFEPRALNELFPDWKDRGAPLNTAVTRDEMYLLKTQEKASKLPNAIVPRTMHNHGNFIVSLGKVVRWLGEQAEALGVEIYPGFAAQDAIIEDGVVRGIVTNDLGVARDGGEKDDYAPGMELRAKYTLFAEGCRGHIGKRLIDQYDLDAGRDPQHYGIGLKELWEIQPDKHEPGLVVHGAGWPLDDDNPGGWFLYHLEDNLVSVGLIVDLSYENPYLSPFDEFQRLKHHPVMSRHLEGGKRVSYGARAITKGGLNALPKMVFPGGALIGCDAGTLNFAKIKGSHTAMKSGMLAADACAERLLAGSEGADELDGYTQAFEASWLHDELKASRNFGPAIHKFGAFFGGAFNFIEQTLLGGHAPWTLHDRQPDHLALKPASEATRIDYPKPDGKLSFDKLSSVFLSSTNHEEDQPIHLTLADASIPIGENLPRFDEPAQRYCPAGVYEVVDADDGSKRFQINAQNCVHCKTCDIKDPAQNITWVAPEGGGGPNYGAM; encoded by the coding sequence ATGTCAGAAGTCGAACGCGATGTAATGGAATACGACGTGGTCGTCGTCGGCGCCGGCCCGGCCGGCCTGTCGGCGGCCTGCCGCCTCAAGCAGAAGGCCGAGGCGGCCGGGCAGGAGATCAATGTCTGCGTCGTCGAGAAGGGCTCCGAGGTCGGAGCGCACATCCTCTCCGGAGCGGTCTTCGAGCCGCGCGCGCTGAACGAGCTCTTCCCCGACTGGAAGGACCGCGGCGCACCGCTGAACACCGCGGTGACGCGCGACGAGATGTACCTGCTGAAGACGCAGGAGAAGGCATCGAAGCTGCCCAACGCCATCGTGCCGCGCACGATGCACAACCACGGCAACTTCATCGTCTCGCTGGGCAAGGTGGTCCGCTGGCTCGGCGAGCAGGCCGAGGCCCTGGGCGTCGAGATCTATCCGGGGTTCGCGGCGCAGGACGCCATCATCGAGGACGGTGTCGTGCGCGGCATCGTCACCAATGACCTCGGCGTGGCGCGCGACGGCGGAGAGAAGGACGACTACGCGCCCGGCATGGAGCTGCGCGCCAAGTACACGCTGTTCGCGGAGGGCTGCCGCGGCCACATCGGCAAGCGGCTCATCGACCAGTACGATCTCGACGCCGGGCGCGATCCGCAGCACTATGGCATCGGGCTCAAGGAGCTCTGGGAGATCCAGCCCGACAAGCACGAGCCGGGCCTGGTCGTGCACGGCGCCGGCTGGCCGCTGGACGACGACAATCCGGGCGGCTGGTTCCTCTACCACCTGGAGGACAACCTGGTCTCGGTCGGCCTGATCGTCGACCTCTCCTACGAGAACCCGTATCTCTCGCCCTTCGACGAGTTCCAGCGCCTCAAGCATCACCCGGTGATGTCGCGCCACCTCGAGGGCGGCAAGCGCGTCTCCTACGGCGCGCGCGCCATCACCAAGGGTGGCCTCAACGCGCTGCCCAAGATGGTGTTCCCGGGCGGCGCCCTCATCGGCTGCGATGCCGGCACGCTGAACTTCGCCAAGATCAAGGGCAGCCACACCGCGATGAAGTCGGGCATGCTGGCCGCGGACGCCTGCGCCGAGCGCCTGCTCGCCGGCAGCGAGGGCGCCGACGAGCTCGACGGCTACACGCAGGCATTCGAGGCCAGCTGGCTGCACGACGAGCTCAAGGCCAGCCGCAACTTCGGGCCGGCCATCCACAAGTTCGGCGCGTTCTTCGGCGGCGCCTTCAACTTCATCGAGCAGACCCTGCTCGGGGGGCACGCCCCCTGGACGCTGCACGACCGCCAGCCCGATCATCTCGCCCTCAAGCCGGCATCGGAAGCGACCCGCATCGACTACCCGAAGCCGGACGGCAAGCTGTCCTTCGACAAGCTGTCGTCGGTCTTCCTGTCCAGCACGAACCACGAGGAGGATCAGCCGATCCACCTGACGCTGGCGGATGCCAGCATTCCGATCGGCGAGAACCTGCCGCGGTTCGACGAACCTGCCCAGCGCTACTGCCCGGCCGGTGTCTACGAGGTGGTCGACGCCGACGACGGCAGCAAGCGGTTCCAGATCAACGCGCAGAACTGCGTGCACTGCAAGACCTGCGACATCAAGGATCCCGCGCAGAACATCACCTGGGTCGCGCCGGAGGGCGGCGGCGGCCCCAACTATGGGGCGATGTAA
- a CDS encoding acyclic terpene utilization AtuA family protein produces the protein MTDKTVRIGCASGFWGDTNTAARQLVRSGNIDYLVFDYLAEVTMSILAAKRMRDPDEGYANDFVKHVMGELAPEIAERGIKVVANAGGINPLACKKALEAVLDNAGVSLRVAVVLGDDLMPRKQEFAGVTELESGAALPDSLVSMNAYLGALPVAQALAAGADIVVTGRCVDSAVVLGPLMHELGWTADDHDRLAAGSLAGHIIECGAQCTGGNFTDWHLVADGYANMGFPIAEVAADGSMVITKPEGTGGMVTPGTVLEQMLYEIGDPRSYYLPDVICDFSGVTAEQVGPDRVALHGARGRAPTGQYKVSATYPAGMRCAALFMMGGPRAAEKGHAVARGIVEKVRGQLAEKGWGDFEGVDVHAVGAEESYGPHARDGARDTREVIVKIAVRHGNPKAVQLFSREIAQAATGMAPGFTGYFGGRPQPHMVPALFSTLVDKDKVPVEIAIDDRRETVAIPAADAPGSAPDAVDPPAPGDAADLQEVPLMRVAFARSGDKGDHANVGVIARRPELLPWIAAALDEAGVRDYYAHLLDAERGSVARWYLPGSHSLNFLLRHALGGGGAASLRTDPQGKAFGQMLLDKPVKVPAGLLEGL, from the coding sequence ATGACCGACAAGACAGTGCGCATAGGCTGCGCCTCCGGTTTCTGGGGCGATACCAACACCGCGGCGCGGCAGTTGGTCCGAAGCGGAAACATTGATTACCTCGTCTTCGACTATCTGGCCGAAGTGACGATGTCGATCCTCGCCGCCAAGCGCATGCGCGATCCCGACGAGGGCTACGCCAACGATTTCGTGAAGCACGTCATGGGCGAGCTGGCGCCCGAGATCGCCGAGCGCGGGATCAAGGTCGTCGCCAATGCCGGCGGCATCAATCCGCTGGCCTGCAAGAAGGCGCTGGAGGCGGTGCTCGACAATGCCGGCGTGTCGCTGCGGGTCGCCGTCGTTCTGGGCGATGACCTGATGCCGCGCAAGCAGGAGTTCGCCGGTGTCACCGAGCTCGAGTCGGGCGCCGCGCTGCCCGATTCGCTGGTGTCGATGAACGCCTACCTCGGCGCGCTGCCGGTCGCGCAGGCGCTGGCCGCCGGCGCCGACATCGTGGTCACCGGCCGCTGCGTCGATTCGGCGGTGGTGCTCGGGCCGCTCATGCACGAGCTGGGCTGGACGGCCGATGATCATGATCGGCTCGCGGCCGGCTCGCTCGCCGGCCACATCATCGAATGCGGCGCGCAGTGCACCGGCGGCAACTTCACGGACTGGCACCTGGTGGCCGACGGCTACGCCAACATGGGCTTTCCGATCGCGGAGGTGGCGGCCGACGGCAGCATGGTCATCACCAAGCCGGAGGGAACCGGCGGCATGGTCACCCCCGGCACGGTGCTCGAGCAGATGCTCTACGAGATCGGCGATCCGCGCAGCTACTACCTGCCCGATGTGATCTGCGACTTCAGCGGCGTCACCGCCGAGCAGGTCGGCCCCGACCGGGTCGCGCTGCACGGTGCCCGCGGCCGCGCGCCGACCGGCCAGTACAAGGTGAGCGCGACCTATCCGGCCGGCATGCGCTGCGCGGCGCTGTTCATGATGGGCGGCCCGCGCGCGGCCGAGAAGGGGCACGCCGTCGCCCGCGGCATCGTGGAGAAGGTGCGCGGTCAGCTCGCGGAGAAGGGCTGGGGCGATTTCGAGGGTGTCGACGTGCACGCGGTGGGTGCCGAGGAGAGCTACGGGCCGCATGCGCGCGACGGCGCCCGCGACACGCGGGAAGTGATCGTCAAGATCGCGGTGCGCCACGGCAATCCCAAGGCCGTGCAGCTGTTCTCGCGCGAAATCGCGCAGGCCGCCACCGGCATGGCGCCGGGCTTCACCGGCTACTTCGGCGGGAGGCCGCAGCCGCACATGGTGCCCGCACTGTTCTCGACGCTGGTCGACAAGGACAAGGTGCCGGTGGAGATCGCGATCGACGATCGGCGCGAGACGGTTGCCATTCCGGCAGCGGATGCTCCCGGCAGTGCGCCCGATGCGGTCGATCCGCCGGCCCCCGGCGACGCCGCGGATCTGCAGGAAGTCCCGCTGATGCGCGTGGCCTTCGCGCGTTCCGGCGACAAGGGGGATCACGCCAATGTCGGCGTCATCGCGCGCCGTCCCGAGCTGCTCCCGTGGATCGCCGCGGCGCTCGACGAGGCGGGCGTGCGCGACTACTACGCGCACCTGCTCGATGCCGAGCGCGGAAGCGTGGCGCGCTGGTACCTGCCCGGTTCCCACAGCCTGAACTTCCTGCTGCGCCATGCGCTGGGCGGCGGCGGCGCGGCGAGTCTGCGCACCGATCCGCAGGGCAAGGCCTTCGGTCAGATGCTGCTCGACAAGCCGGTGAAGGTGCCGGCCGGCCTGCTCGAAGGGCTCTGA
- a CDS encoding phosphatidylglycerophosphatase A: MREAERRRVVRFPPGLILSSPVHILAFGFGSGLSRVAPGTFGTLPGVVLFLALSWLHVRAYAVALLALSALGIYLCSVSSRRLGVHDHPGIVFDEMVGYCVAALPILPALGWVAGPLWVKLAVVFVAFRIVDIAKPWPISWIDARVGGGFGIMLDDLVAGVIAGVLSWLVLHVLMGAMNW, from the coding sequence ATGCGTGAGGCCGAGCGGCGGCGGGTGGTGCGCTTTCCCCCCGGGCTGATCCTTTCCTCGCCGGTGCACATCCTGGCCTTCGGCTTCGGGAGCGGCCTGTCGCGGGTCGCGCCGGGCACCTTCGGAACCCTGCCGGGGGTCGTGCTCTTCCTGGCGCTGAGCTGGCTGCACGTGCGCGCCTACGCGGTGGCGCTGCTGGCGTTGTCGGCGCTCGGGATCTATCTGTGCTCGGTCAGCAGTCGGCGCCTGGGTGTGCATGACCACCCGGGCATCGTGTTCGACGAGATGGTCGGCTACTGCGTGGCGGCGCTGCCCATCCTCCCCGCGCTCGGCTGGGTGGCCGGTCCGCTCTGGGTGAAGCTCGCGGTGGTCTTCGTGGCGTTCCGGATCGTCGACATCGCCAAGCCCTGGCCGATCAGCTGGATCGATGCGCGCGTCGGCGGGGGCTTCGGCATCATGCTCGACGATCTGGTCGCGGGCGTCATCGCGGGGGTCCTGAGCTGGCTCGTGCTGCACGTGTTGATGGGGGCCATGAACTGGTAA
- the thiL gene encoding thiamine-phosphate kinase — translation MNEFDLIRRHFAAPASGAVTLGVGDDAALLQPPEGREIALSCDTLVSGRHFLPDDDPAGIAWKALNVNLSDLAAMGAEAECFLLALTLPAFDGPWLDTFADGLRRAAGATGVPLAGGDTTRGPLAITITAVGSVEAGGALRRCGARAGDLLCVTGTLGDAAAALAGADDPALRERLHRPTARLAAGRALRGLARAAIDVSDGLLADAGHLCASSSVGAVIRADLLPCSDALAAYPDDDTRLAWQATGGDDYELAVALAPEVVETAVTRCRGVATSLTVVGRFTTAKTVRLLRADGTEAFMESGGYRHF, via the coding sequence GTGAACGAGTTCGACCTCATCCGCCGCCACTTCGCGGCGCCGGCTTCCGGTGCCGTGACGCTGGGCGTGGGGGACGACGCCGCGCTGCTGCAGCCGCCCGAGGGTCGCGAGATCGCGCTCAGCTGCGACACGCTGGTGAGCGGCCGCCACTTCCTGCCCGACGACGATCCCGCCGGGATCGCCTGGAAGGCCCTCAACGTCAATCTGTCCGATCTCGCCGCGATGGGCGCGGAAGCCGAGTGCTTCCTGCTGGCGCTCACGCTGCCGGCGTTCGACGGCCCCTGGCTCGACACCTTCGCGGACGGATTGCGCCGGGCGGCCGGGGCCACCGGCGTGCCGCTCGCAGGCGGCGACACCACGCGCGGCCCGCTGGCGATCACCATCACCGCGGTGGGCAGTGTCGAGGCGGGCGGGGCGCTGCGCCGCTGCGGCGCGCGCGCCGGCGATCTGCTGTGCGTCACCGGGACGCTCGGCGACGCCGCTGCCGCGCTCGCCGGTGCGGACGATCCGGCGCTGCGCGAACGCCTGCACCGCCCGACGGCCCGGCTAGCGGCCGGGCGGGCGCTGCGCGGACTGGCGCGCGCGGCGATCGACGTGTCGGACGGGCTGCTCGCCGATGCCGGGCACCTGTGCGCGTCGAGCAGCGTCGGGGCGGTGATCCGCGCCGATCTGCTGCCGTGCTCCGACGCGCTGGCCGCCTATCCGGACGACGACACACGGCTTGCCTGGCAGGCAACGGGCGGCGACGATTACGAGCTGGCGGTGGCGCTGGCGCCCGAGGTGGTCGAGACCGCCGTGACCCGCTGCCGCGGGGTCGCCACCTCCCTCACCGTGGTGGGGCGCTTCACCACCGCGAAGACGGTGCGCCTGCTGCGCGCCGATGGCACGGAGGCATTCATGGAATCAGGGGGTTATCGTCATTTCTGA
- the nusB gene encoding transcription antitermination factor NusB, translating into MSDAERGGGKPQGQSRRGLARRLTVQALYQWLVNEAPAEQLLREFREEPGLGRADGTYFDELLRAITADAAHITQTFVPHLDRALAELDPAERAILMVGTYELMAKPDVPWRVVVNESVNLTKMFGGVDESYKFVNGVLDRVAHDVRSEHMRAGL; encoded by the coding sequence GTGAGCGACGCCGAGCGCGGCGGCGGCAAGCCGCAGGGCCAGAGCCGGCGCGGTCTGGCGCGCCGGTTGACCGTGCAGGCGCTCTACCAGTGGCTGGTCAACGAGGCGCCCGCCGAGCAGCTGCTGCGGGAATTCCGCGAGGAACCCGGCCTGGGGCGTGCCGACGGCACCTACTTCGACGAGCTGCTGCGCGCGATCACCGCCGACGCGGCGCACATCACGCAGACCTTCGTGCCGCACCTGGATCGCGCACTGGCGGAGCTCGACCCCGCCGAGCGCGCCATCCTCATGGTGGGCACCTACGAGCTCATGGCCAAGCCGGACGTACCGTGGCGGGTGGTGGTCAACGAATCGGTCAACCTCACCAAGATGTTCGGCGGCGTCGACGAGTCCTACAAGTTCGTCAACGGCGTGCTGGACCGTGTCGCGCACGATGTGCGCTCCGAGCACATGCGCGCCGGGCTCTGA
- the ribH gene encoding 6,7-dimethyl-8-ribityllumazine synthase, with amino-acid sequence MSDIKTGYHAPPAPSEGEFANTRVAVLATRWNAEVVDALVEGALGALHDWGVAENNIRVYRAPGAYELPLACEHLARGKHFDGIVALGAVIRGDTPHFDFVAGECARGLQDVMLRHALAVGFGVLTVNTEDQALERAGEGEDNKGREAAQAVLEMIRFEWEVDAP; translated from the coding sequence ATGTCCGATATCAAGACGGGTTACCACGCGCCGCCGGCGCCCTCGGAAGGCGAGTTCGCCAACACCCGGGTGGCGGTGCTCGCCACGCGCTGGAATGCCGAGGTGGTCGACGCACTGGTCGAGGGCGCGCTCGGCGCGCTGCATGACTGGGGCGTCGCCGAGAACAACATCCGCGTCTACCGCGCGCCCGGTGCCTACGAGCTGCCGCTGGCCTGCGAGCACCTGGCGCGCGGCAAGCACTTCGACGGCATCGTCGCGCTCGGCGCGGTGATCCGCGGCGATACGCCGCACTTCGACTTCGTCGCCGGCGAATGCGCGCGCGGCCTGCAGGACGTCATGCTGCGCCACGCGCTCGCCGTGGGCTTCGGCGTGCTGACCGTCAATACCGAGGATCAGGCGCTCGAGCGCGCCGGCGAGGGCGAGGACAACAAGGGCCGCGAGGCCGCCCAGGCGGTACTGGAGATGATCCGCTTCGAATGGGAGGTAGACGCGCCGTGA
- the ribBA gene encoding bifunctional 3,4-dihydroxy-2-butanone-4-phosphate synthase/GTP cyclohydrolase II has translation MTAEIEQGSRAENGLDDIGDVLADMRAGKMVVIMDDEDRENEGDLIIAAEKVRPEDINFMARHARGLICLTLSPERCRQLRLPPMVAHGDDAHRTAFTVSIEAAEGVTTGISAFDRAHTIRTAVKPEATPEDLVQPGHVFPLMAQPGGVLTRAGHTEAGCDLARMAGLEPASVIVEIMNEDGTMARRPDLEVFAREHGLRIGTIADLIRYRLREEHSVERVAESRIDTEFGPFRLISFEDSADNTVHLALVRGQITPDTPTLVRVHLRNTLADTLGVQHPDFGWPLRRAMQRIAEEDNGVLVLLRKPETPRELAQQIQELSLSAHERVPITTGHDHEQVLRTYGIGAQILSDLGVRRMRVLSAPKRMQGLSGFDLEVTEYVPCD, from the coding sequence ATGACCGCGGAGATCGAGCAGGGCAGCCGCGCCGAGAACGGCCTCGACGACATCGGCGATGTCCTCGCCGACATGCGCGCGGGCAAGATGGTCGTCATCATGGACGACGAGGACCGCGAGAACGAGGGCGACCTCATCATCGCGGCCGAGAAGGTGCGTCCGGAGGACATCAACTTCATGGCGCGCCATGCGCGTGGCCTGATCTGCCTGACGCTCTCGCCCGAGCGCTGCCGCCAGCTCCGCCTGCCGCCCATGGTGGCGCACGGCGATGATGCCCACCGCACCGCGTTCACCGTCTCGATCGAGGCCGCCGAGGGCGTCACCACCGGCATCTCGGCCTTCGACCGCGCGCACACCATCCGCACTGCCGTGAAGCCCGAGGCCACGCCCGAGGACCTGGTGCAGCCCGGACACGTGTTCCCGCTGATGGCGCAGCCGGGCGGCGTGCTGACGCGCGCCGGCCACACCGAGGCGGGCTGCGATCTCGCGCGCATGGCCGGGCTCGAGCCGGCATCGGTGATCGTCGAGATCATGAACGAGGACGGCACCATGGCGCGTCGGCCCGATCTCGAGGTCTTCGCCCGCGAGCACGGCCTGCGCATCGGCACCATCGCCGACCTGATCCGCTACCGGCTGCGCGAGGAGCACAGCGTCGAGCGGGTGGCGGAGTCGCGCATCGACACCGAGTTCGGTCCGTTCCGCCTGATCAGCTTCGAGGACTCGGCCGACAACACCGTGCATCTCGCGCTGGTGCGCGGGCAGATCACGCCCGATACGCCGACGCTGGTGCGCGTGCACCTGCGCAACACCCTGGCCGACACGCTGGGCGTGCAGCATCCCGATTTCGGCTGGCCCCTGCGTCGCGCGATGCAGCGCATCGCGGAGGAGGACAACGGGGTGCTGGTGCTGCTCCGCAAGCCCGAGACCCCGCGCGAGCTCGCCCAGCAGATCCAGGAGCTGAGCCTGAGCGCGCACGAGCGCGTGCCGATCACGACCGGGCACGACCACGAGCAGGTGCTGCGCACCTACGGCATCGGCGCCCAGATCCTGTCCGATCTGGGCGTGCGCCGGATGCGCGTGCTGTCGGCGCCCAAGCGCATGCAGGGGCTGTCGGGCTTCGATCTCGAGGTCACCGAGTACGTGCCCTGCGACTGA
- a CDS encoding riboflavin synthase produces the protein MFTGIIEALGELRAVRDDGGDRRLEIGTPAGFLDSAAIGDSIAVSGICLTAVAFGGDSFEADVSVETLDATTAGGWAVGRPLNLEPALTLAKPLGGHLVSGHVDGVGRIVDRREDARSWRLEIEVPAPLARYIARKGSVCVDGISLTVNDVDDTRFGVNIVPHTWRHTTLGATETGAAVNIEVDLIARYTERLLAAGDAT, from the coding sequence ATGTTCACGGGCATCATCGAGGCGCTGGGAGAGCTCCGCGCGGTTCGCGACGACGGCGGCGACCGGCGTCTCGAGATCGGCACGCCAGCGGGGTTCCTCGACAGCGCGGCCATCGGTGACAGTATCGCGGTGTCGGGCATCTGCCTGACCGCGGTGGCGTTCGGCGGCGACAGCTTCGAGGCCGACGTGTCGGTGGAGACGCTCGACGCCACCACGGCCGGCGGCTGGGCCGTCGGGCGTCCGCTGAATCTGGAGCCGGCGCTGACCCTCGCCAAGCCGCTGGGGGGGCATCTGGTCTCGGGCCACGTCGACGGGGTGGGGCGCATCGTCGACCGACGCGAGGACGCGCGCAGCTGGCGCCTGGAGATCGAGGTGCCCGCACCGCTGGCGCGCTACATCGCGCGCAAGGGCTCGGTATGCGTCGACGGCATCAGCCTGACCGTCAACGACGTCGATGACACCCGCTTTGGCGTTAACATCGTGCCCCACACATGGCGCCACACCACGCTCGGCGCCACCGAAACGGGGGCCGCCGTCAACATCGAGGTCGACCTCATCGCACGATATACCGAGCGGCTGCTGGCCGCGGGCGACGCAACATGA
- the ribD gene encoding bifunctional diaminohydroxyphosphoribosylaminopyrimidine deaminase/5-amino-6-(5-phosphoribosylamino)uracil reductase RibD — protein sequence MSASPDGFSATDARHMARALRLARRGQGATHPNPAVGCVIVRDGAVVGEGFHARAGAPHAEAEALAAAGDAAHGAEVFVTLEPCAHTGRTPPCADALVAAGVARVVAAHPDPDPRTAGGGLARLREAGIRVESGLMAAQARALNRGFVQRLERGRPFVTLKLAASLDGRTAMASGESQWITDTAARRDVHRARARHHAVLTSARTVRDDDPRLTARLEAPCRQPDRIVLDARGVADPGARVFDDDGTPRWWLVGSDARVAPAAGVSVLRVPLSGDHVDLPAAFIALGEAGINDVLAECGPALAGALLDAGVVDELLLYQAPCLLGDRARPLAALPGIERLAQRRLLQWEDVRMVGADLRIRAAVTAAPDEE from the coding sequence GTGAGCGCATCGCCCGATGGCTTCTCCGCCACCGACGCCCGCCACATGGCGCGCGCGCTGCGTCTGGCGCGGCGCGGGCAGGGCGCGACCCATCCCAATCCGGCGGTGGGCTGCGTCATCGTGCGCGACGGCGCGGTGGTCGGCGAGGGCTTCCACGCCCGTGCCGGCGCGCCGCACGCCGAGGCCGAAGCGCTTGCCGCGGCGGGCGATGCGGCGCACGGCGCCGAGGTCTTCGTGACACTCGAGCCGTGCGCGCACACCGGCCGGACCCCGCCGTGCGCCGATGCGCTGGTTGCCGCGGGCGTGGCGCGCGTGGTGGCGGCGCACCCGGATCCCGATCCGCGCACTGCCGGGGGCGGGCTGGCGCGCCTGCGCGAGGCGGGCATCCGCGTCGAGAGCGGACTGATGGCGGCGCAGGCGCGTGCCCTCAACCGCGGCTTCGTGCAGCGGCTGGAGCGGGGGCGACCCTTCGTGACCCTGAAACTGGCCGCGAGCCTGGACGGCCGTACCGCCATGGCGAGCGGCGAATCGCAGTGGATCACCGATACGGCCGCGCGCCGGGACGTGCATCGCGCGCGCGCGCGCCACCACGCCGTGCTGACCAGCGCGCGCACCGTGCGGGACGATGATCCGCGCCTCACCGCCCGCCTGGAGGCGCCCTGCCGGCAGCCCGACCGCATCGTGCTCGATGCCCGCGGTGTCGCCGATCCGGGCGCACGCGTGTTCGACGACGACGGCACGCCGCGCTGGTGGCTGGTCGGCAGCGATGCCCGCGTCGCACCGGCGGCCGGAGTGTCGGTGCTGCGGGTGCCGCTGAGCGGTGATCACGTCGATCTGCCGGCTGCCTTCATCGCGCTCGGCGAAGCAGGGATCAACGACGTGCTGGCGGAGTGCGGCCCGGCACTGGCCGGCGCGCTGCTCGATGCCGGCGTGGTCGACGAGCTGCTGCTCTATCAGGCGCCGTGCCTGCTGGGCGACCGCGCACGGCCCCTGGCGGCGCTGCCGGGCATCGAGCGGCTGGCGCAGCGGCGCCTGCTGCAGTGGGAGGACGTCCGCATGGTGGGCGCCGATCTGCGCATCCGGGCCGCGGTCACCGCGGCCCCCGACGAGGAGTAG
- the nrdR gene encoding transcriptional regulator NrdR has product MQCPYCRHADTRVVDSRTADDGSSIRRRRECPECSERFNTYERAHLPVPPLEKSGGRLEPFDEEKLRRGMARALYKRPVSDERLQQSIDHIVEKLRTVGERSVPARRVGEWVMEELRDLDHVAYVRFASVYRQFNDAQAFREEIERLERAPTAELRRSQIPLIGTDGGDDTAH; this is encoded by the coding sequence GTGCAGTGCCCGTACTGCCGGCACGCCGACACCCGCGTCGTGGACTCGCGGACGGCGGACGACGGTTCGTCGATCCGCCGTCGCCGCGAGTGCCCGGAATGCAGTGAGCGCTTCAACACCTACGAGCGCGCGCATCTCCCGGTGCCGCCGCTGGAGAAGTCGGGCGGGCGACTGGAGCCCTTCGACGAGGAGAAGCTGCGCCGCGGCATGGCGCGGGCGCTCTACAAGCGGCCGGTTTCCGACGAGCGTCTGCAGCAGAGCATCGACCATATCGTCGAGAAGCTGCGCACCGTGGGCGAGCGCAGCGTGCCGGCGCGCCGGGTCGGCGAATGGGTGATGGAGGAGCTGCGTGATCTCGACCACGTCGCCTATGTGCGATTCGCGTCGGTGTATCGCCAGTTCAACGACGCGCAGGCCTTCCGCGAGGAGATCGAGCGTCTCGAGCGCGCGCCCACCGCCGAGCTGCGGCGGAGCCAGATTCCGCTGATCGGGACCGATGGTGGCGATGACACCGCGCACTGA